A genomic segment from Tuwongella immobilis encodes:
- a CDS encoding sugar ABC transporter ATP-binding protein, with product MSESTEPIMQVRAISKRFPGVIALDNVSLALHPGEVVALVGENGAGKSTLMKILAGVYIPDEGEMLLDGATVRFSGVVDAMQAGICLIHQELNLAGNLSVAANLFLGRETTKAFPPGWLDRAAMRREARTWLQRVGLPEELVDTPVDQLSPGHQQLVEIARALSQQARILIMDEPTSSLTSRETDRLVEVIHDLKRQGVTVVYISHRLGEIQRVADRVVVLRDGKNAGGLDRSAIRHDAIVALMVGRELTSYYPRNHRTEAKQPVLEVRNLRYVGGPEHAVSFTVRAGEVLGMAGLIGAGRTELSEAIFGLRPILSGEIILDGKPIQVRSTVEAIEQGILLVPEDRRYHGLVLQQTVGFNFSLPNLNRWNRLGLVDRRQEREQGLQLKQRLGVRSDGLCQLAGQLSGGNQQKIVLGKWLPRSPRLLILDEPTRGVDVGAKSEMYALMDQLAGDGVAVWMISSDMEEVLGMSDRVVVMHEGRIAGELARAELGEVAIMTLATGAGGDHGTHTSTSAAATASTGGLA from the coding sequence ATGAGCGAGTCAACTGAGCCGATCATGCAAGTCCGCGCGATTTCCAAACGCTTTCCCGGCGTCATCGCGTTGGACAATGTCTCGCTCGCGCTTCACCCCGGCGAAGTCGTCGCACTCGTCGGGGAAAATGGCGCGGGCAAATCAACGCTAATGAAGATTCTCGCCGGCGTCTACATCCCCGATGAGGGCGAGATGCTGCTCGATGGCGCCACCGTGCGCTTCAGCGGTGTCGTCGATGCCATGCAGGCGGGGATCTGTCTGATCCACCAGGAACTGAATCTGGCGGGCAACCTGAGTGTGGCCGCGAATCTGTTTCTCGGCCGCGAAACGACCAAAGCCTTCCCTCCCGGCTGGTTGGATCGGGCCGCCATGCGCCGCGAAGCCCGCACCTGGCTGCAACGGGTGGGATTACCCGAAGAATTGGTCGATACGCCGGTCGATCAACTGTCGCCAGGACATCAACAACTCGTCGAGATTGCACGGGCGTTGTCCCAGCAAGCACGCATCCTCATCATGGATGAGCCGACCTCGTCGCTGACCTCGCGGGAAACCGACCGCTTGGTGGAAGTCATCCACGACCTGAAGCGCCAAGGCGTGACGGTGGTGTATATCTCGCATCGACTCGGCGAAATTCAACGGGTAGCGGATCGCGTGGTCGTGTTGCGCGATGGCAAGAACGCGGGCGGGCTGGATCGCTCCGCAATCCGTCACGATGCCATTGTCGCTCTGATGGTTGGCCGCGAGTTGACATCGTATTATCCGCGGAACCATCGCACCGAAGCCAAGCAACCAGTGCTGGAAGTCCGCAACCTACGCTACGTCGGTGGCCCCGAGCATGCGGTATCGTTCACCGTGCGTGCGGGCGAAGTGCTGGGCATGGCCGGGCTGATCGGGGCGGGGCGAACGGAACTTTCGGAAGCGATCTTTGGTCTGCGACCGATTCTATCCGGCGAAATCATCCTGGATGGCAAGCCGATTCAGGTCCGCTCGACCGTCGAGGCGATTGAGCAGGGAATTCTGCTGGTGCCGGAAGATCGGCGCTATCACGGCTTGGTCTTGCAGCAAACCGTCGGGTTCAATTTCAGTTTGCCGAATCTGAATCGCTGGAATCGGTTGGGGCTGGTCGATCGTCGACAGGAGCGCGAACAGGGGTTGCAACTCAAGCAGCGCTTGGGCGTGCGATCGGATGGATTGTGCCAGCTTGCCGGGCAACTCTCCGGCGGGAATCAGCAAAAGATTGTCTTGGGCAAATGGCTGCCGCGCTCGCCGCGATTGTTGATCCTCGATGAACCGACGCGCGGAGTGGACGTTGGCGCGAAAAGCGAAATGTACGCGCTGATGGATCAACTCGCTGGCGACGGGGTCGCCGTGTGGATGATCTCCAGCGATATGGAAGAAGTGCTGGGCATGAGCGATCGCGTGGTGGTCATGCACGAGGGGCGAATTGCCGGCGAACTCGCTCGCGCAGAATTGGGAGAGGTCGCCATCATGACGCTGGCGACGGGGGCAGGGGGCGATCACGGCACCCACACATCGACATCGGCGGCCGCAACCGCCAGCACGGGAGGATTGGCATGA
- a CDS encoding sugar-binding protein: MRSGFLTVAAVLALLLPACSDGKATKVAIVTNNPADFWNIVEAGARKAEAEMSVGVEFRRPANGTAAEQKQIVEALLAQGMNGIAISVLDPENQTTFLNEIAGQTNLITQDNDAPLSKRLAYIGTDNYLAGKAVGRLVKEAMPEGGTIAVFVGVMTSLNAQQRFQGVVDELAGQKDAKGPTYGKYTLYGDVRTDGTELKVAKDVAATVLGELEPKINAGEKVCMIGLYAYNPPAILTAARERNLVGKFKIVGFDEDSETLRGIDKGEIHGTVVQDPFGFGYESVKMLVQLAKGDKSGLPADGLKAVPHRIVTKAGGKDPVTGETRLVAVDYAKELETLMKKK; the protein is encoded by the coding sequence ATGCGAAGTGGTTTCCTGACCGTGGCCGCCGTCCTGGCGTTGCTGCTGCCTGCGTGTAGCGATGGCAAAGCGACAAAAGTCGCCATTGTGACGAATAATCCGGCTGATTTCTGGAATATCGTGGAAGCCGGCGCTCGCAAGGCCGAAGCCGAAATGTCGGTGGGTGTCGAATTCCGCCGCCCCGCGAATGGCACCGCCGCCGAGCAAAAGCAGATCGTCGAAGCGCTGCTCGCCCAAGGCATGAATGGCATTGCCATCAGCGTGCTCGATCCCGAAAATCAAACCACCTTTCTGAATGAAATTGCCGGGCAAACCAATCTGATCACGCAAGACAACGACGCCCCCCTCAGCAAGCGATTGGCCTACATTGGCACCGACAACTACCTGGCGGGGAAAGCCGTCGGTCGCCTGGTGAAAGAAGCCATGCCCGAAGGCGGGACCATTGCGGTGTTTGTGGGCGTGATGACCTCGTTGAACGCCCAACAGCGATTCCAAGGCGTGGTCGATGAACTCGCGGGGCAGAAAGACGCCAAGGGGCCGACTTACGGCAAATACACGCTTTATGGCGATGTTCGGACCGATGGCACGGAACTCAAGGTAGCCAAAGACGTTGCAGCGACGGTGCTAGGCGAACTGGAGCCGAAAATCAACGCCGGTGAGAAGGTTTGCATGATCGGGCTGTATGCGTACAATCCGCCCGCGATTCTGACGGCGGCCCGCGAACGGAATCTGGTCGGCAAATTCAAGATCGTCGGCTTCGATGAAGATAGTGAAACCCTGCGTGGCATCGACAAGGGCGAAATCCATGGCACGGTGGTTCAAGATCCGTTCGGTTTCGGCTACGAATCGGTGAAAATGCTCGTTCAATTGGCGAAGGGGGATAAGTCCGGGCTGCCTGCCGATGGGCTGAAGGCGGTGCCGCATCGCATCGTGACGAAGGCCGGCGGCAAAGACCCGGTGACCGGGGAAACTCGCCTCGTGGCGGTCGACTACGCCAAGGAACTCGAAACGCTCATGAAAAAGAAGTGA
- the fumC gene encoding class II fumarate hydratase — protein sequence MSDHLPKHDGPTRTETDSMGPIQVPTDRYYGAQTSRSLIHFAIGHDVMPRAIIRAFGILKKAAAQVNTDLGLMPKEKCELIVKAADEVISGSLDGHFPLRIWQTGSGTQTNMNANEVISNRAIEMAGGVMGSKKPIHPNDDVNKSQSSNDTFPTAMHIAAVEEILHKLIPSVKALRDALAKKGDEYRDVVKIGRTHLMDAVPLTLGQEFSGYVAQLDLSLKTIEGSLAQVYELALGGTAVGTGLNAHPEFAVRVAKQIAELTGLPFVTAANKFAALAGHEPLVAVSGGLKTLAAALMKIANDVRWLGSGPRCGLGELSLPENEPGSSIMPGKVNPTQSEALTMVCVQVFGNDAAIGFAGSQGNFELNVFKPVIIHNLLHSVDLLTDACRSFREHCVEGIIANTDRIHKIVNESLMLVTALNPHIGYDNAAKVAKKAHQEGTTLREAALALGLLSAEKFDSVVRPEKMIGPGLE from the coding sequence ATGTCCGATCATCTGCCGAAACATGATGGCCCGACTCGTACCGAAACCGATTCCATGGGCCCGATTCAGGTGCCGACCGATCGGTATTACGGGGCACAGACCAGCCGTTCGCTGATTCACTTTGCGATCGGCCATGATGTCATGCCTCGGGCGATCATTCGAGCGTTTGGCATTCTGAAAAAGGCGGCGGCTCAAGTGAACACGGACCTGGGGCTGATGCCCAAGGAAAAGTGCGAACTCATCGTCAAAGCCGCAGACGAAGTCATTTCCGGGTCGTTGGATGGGCACTTTCCGCTGCGGATCTGGCAGACCGGATCGGGCACCCAGACCAACATGAACGCCAACGAAGTCATTTCGAATCGGGCGATCGAAATGGCCGGCGGTGTGATGGGTAGCAAGAAGCCGATTCACCCCAACGACGATGTGAACAAATCGCAATCGTCGAATGATACGTTCCCGACCGCGATGCACATTGCCGCCGTGGAAGAGATTCTGCACAAGCTGATCCCCTCGGTCAAGGCGCTGCGCGATGCCCTGGCGAAGAAGGGGGACGAGTATCGCGATGTGGTCAAGATTGGCCGCACGCACTTGATGGATGCCGTGCCGTTGACCTTGGGCCAAGAATTCAGCGGCTACGTCGCCCAGTTGGATCTCAGTCTGAAGACGATCGAAGGATCGCTGGCGCAAGTGTATGAACTGGCGTTGGGTGGCACGGCAGTGGGGACGGGGTTGAACGCGCACCCGGAATTCGCTGTTCGCGTCGCCAAGCAGATCGCCGAGTTGACCGGATTGCCGTTTGTCACTGCGGCGAACAAGTTTGCGGCGTTGGCCGGGCATGAGCCATTGGTGGCCGTCAGCGGTGGTCTGAAAACCTTGGCGGCGGCGTTGATGAAAATCGCCAACGATGTCCGCTGGCTGGGCTCCGGCCCGCGATGTGGCTTGGGCGAGTTGAGCCTGCCGGAAAATGAACCGGGTTCGTCGATTATGCCGGGGAAGGTCAACCCGACACAATCCGAAGCGTTGACGATGGTTTGCGTGCAAGTGTTCGGCAACGATGCGGCCATCGGCTTTGCCGGCTCGCAGGGCAACTTCGAACTGAATGTCTTCAAGCCGGTCATCATCCACAACTTGTTGCACAGCGTAGACTTGCTGACCGATGCGTGCCGATCGTTCCGCGAACACTGCGTGGAAGGGATCATCGCCAATACCGATCGCATTCACAAGATTGTGAACGAATCGCTGATGCTGGTGACAGCGTTGAATCCGCACATTGGCTACGATAACGCCGCGAAGGTGGCCAAGAAAGCGCATCAAGAAGGCACGACGCTCCGCGAAGCCGCCCTGGCGTTGGGCCTTCTCTCCGCGGAGAAGTTCGATAGCGTCGTGCGACCCGAAAAGATGATCGGGCCGGGATTGGAATAA
- a CDS encoding ABC transporter permease, with product MKRLLGVLGLVALLYGLLAVVSPNSLGSRSLSILGNQQGFFGVLTIGVGILIITGGIDLSIGSVVACSAVGFCVLMQNGVHPFLALPMVMLGGTLIGLYHGLLITRLKLQPFLVTLCSLFIFRGVARLLSKSDLGLGNVRADNPEFREPLAFLIRIFIGKGESGLAFPAELLIMLLVAVIAGVMLHFSVIGRYWYATGYNEQAARYSGIRVDRYKILAYVMCSTLAALGGIMLTLEDVGVSPASAGSLYELYAITGAVLGGCSLRGGEGTIPGMILGAAVLPLLKPLIIAKFPDAAEYAIIGMVLLVGTIADQLLRGNSGRKV from the coding sequence ATGAAACGGCTGCTCGGGGTGCTGGGGTTGGTGGCGCTGCTGTATGGCCTGCTGGCGGTGGTCAGTCCGAATTCACTCGGGTCGCGCTCCCTGAGTATTTTGGGGAACCAGCAGGGATTCTTCGGGGTGCTGACCATCGGTGTCGGCATCCTCATCATCACCGGCGGCATTGATTTGTCGATCGGCTCGGTGGTCGCCTGCAGCGCGGTGGGATTCTGCGTGCTGATGCAAAATGGCGTGCATCCGTTCTTGGCATTGCCGATGGTGATGCTCGGCGGAACGCTGATTGGCTTGTATCACGGTCTACTGATTACGCGATTGAAGCTGCAGCCGTTTCTGGTGACGTTGTGCAGCCTGTTTATCTTCCGTGGGGTGGCACGATTACTGTCCAAGAGCGACTTGGGGCTCGGGAATGTGCGAGCCGACAATCCCGAGTTCCGTGAGCCGTTGGCATTCCTGATTCGCATCTTCATCGGCAAAGGCGAATCGGGCCTGGCGTTCCCCGCCGAATTGCTCATCATGCTGCTTGTCGCGGTGATTGCCGGGGTGATGCTGCATTTCTCGGTGATTGGTCGCTACTGGTATGCCACCGGGTACAACGAGCAAGCCGCGCGCTATAGCGGTATTCGCGTGGATCGCTACAAGATTCTGGCATATGTTATGTGCTCGACTCTGGCGGCACTTGGTGGAATCATGCTGACGTTGGAAGATGTCGGCGTTTCCCCGGCGAGTGCGGGATCGCTGTACGAACTGTATGCCATCACCGGGGCGGTTCTGGGCGGGTGCAGCCTGCGCGGTGGCGAGGGGACGATTCCGGGGATGATCCTGGGAGCGGCGGTGCTGCCGTTGCTCAAACCACTGATTATCGCCAAGTTCCCAGATGCCGCAGAATATGCGATTATCGGCATGGTGTTGCTGGTCGGGACGATCGCCGATCAATTGCTGCGTGGAAATTCCGGGCGAAAAGTGTAA
- a CDS encoding sugar phosphate isomerase/epimerase family protein, producing MTEMNRRQWIHTLAGGAAAALLAPTSGLAIEPIVRSSKSPLRLSLAAYSFNSALSLKGKPSMTLSQFIDYAAGLPIDAVELTSYYFPETSPEFLGKIRAQCTRQGLDVSGGAVGNDFCVADPVKRAAQIQLVRDWIAHLSRIGGKSLRIFAGNLPKGDTEAAARNRVIAAIEELAPVAAQYGVFLAVENHGGITATPEQLLAIVKPIRSDFVGINLDSGNFRTEDPYADLAKIAPYAVNAQIKTDIQRAGQKKKEPADLAKVVGILKSAGYRGHVVLEYEGAEPVREAIPRHIDTLRKLIA from the coding sequence ATGACCGAGATGAATCGTCGCCAATGGATCCACACGCTCGCAGGCGGAGCCGCCGCTGCACTGCTCGCCCCGACATCGGGCCTGGCCATTGAGCCAATTGTGCGATCGTCGAAATCTCCGTTGCGACTCAGCTTGGCGGCGTACAGCTTCAATTCCGCGCTGAGCCTCAAAGGCAAGCCCAGCATGACGTTATCGCAATTCATTGATTATGCCGCGGGGCTGCCGATCGACGCGGTCGAACTCACATCGTACTACTTCCCGGAAACGTCACCCGAATTCTTGGGAAAAATTCGGGCTCAATGCACCCGACAAGGATTGGATGTCAGCGGCGGTGCGGTTGGGAACGATTTCTGCGTCGCCGACCCCGTGAAGCGAGCCGCACAAATTCAACTCGTGCGCGATTGGATTGCTCATTTGAGCCGCATCGGTGGGAAATCGCTGCGCATTTTCGCCGGGAATCTGCCCAAGGGCGACACCGAAGCAGCGGCCCGCAACCGCGTGATCGCCGCCATTGAAGAATTGGCACCTGTCGCCGCCCAATATGGGGTCTTTTTGGCGGTCGAGAATCATGGCGGCATCACCGCAACCCCCGAACAACTGTTGGCGATTGTCAAGCCGATCCGGTCGGATTTCGTCGGCATCAATCTCGACAGTGGCAATTTCCGAACCGAAGATCCCTATGCCGATCTTGCCAAGATTGCCCCATATGCCGTAAATGCCCAGATTAAGACGGATATTCAACGTGCCGGTCAGAAGAAAAAAGAACCCGCCGATTTGGCCAAAGTCGTTGGCATTCTCAAATCAGCGGGCTATCGTGGGCATGTCGTCTTGGAATACGAAGGAGCGGAACCCGTGCGTGAGGCGATTCCGCGCCACATCGATACGCTCCGCAAATTGATTGCGTGA